Proteins from a single region of Weeksella virosa DSM 16922:
- a CDS encoding aromatic amino acid hydroxylase, which translates to MEAQYESNPLIDRLPPHLKQFIKPQNYEEYSPINQAVWRYVMRKNVDYLSRVAHHTYVDGLEKTGLEIDKIPNMYGMNRILKEIGWAAVAVDGFIPPNAFMEFQAYHVLVIASDIRQLENIEYTPAPDIIHEGAGHAPIIANPEYAEYLRRFGEIGCKAISSAHDYEIYEAIRELSILEEAEGTPQEELSRARKKVDELQAKNVEPSEMALIRNLHWWTVEYGLIGELDKPKIYGAGLLSSIGESAWCMRDEVKKIPYDLSAAYQGFDITKPQPQLYVTPDFAHLSVVLEEFANTMAIRTGGLSGLEKLIESKSLGTIELSTGIQISGVFTNVISDKGRPIYYQTTGPTALSYRNKELINHGTSFHKDGFGSAVGKLRGINLAIEDMSPKDLAAYDLYEGKTTHLEFEGGLLIEGEIITGRRDVMGKIILISFKNCTVRYKDQILFRPEWGIYDLAIGKEVVSAYSGPADYESFDLISHVPSSKTIKAKKNEKRLALEQLYQQVRKYREHPTDNIDLHKIAKEINEHHENDWLLMVEITELAHLEDDEELLSYATTYLENYQHNHPKIKHLITDGLDLIFEKETI; encoded by the coding sequence ATGGAAGCACAATATGAATCGAATCCCTTGATTGATCGTTTACCACCACACCTGAAACAATTTATAAAACCTCAAAATTATGAAGAGTATTCTCCTATCAATCAAGCTGTTTGGCGCTATGTAATGCGTAAAAATGTAGATTATCTTTCTCGAGTTGCGCATCATACTTATGTAGATGGTTTAGAAAAAACAGGTTTAGAAATCGACAAAATTCCGAATATGTATGGGATGAATCGAATTTTGAAAGAAATTGGTTGGGCTGCTGTTGCCGTTGATGGTTTTATACCCCCGAATGCTTTTATGGAGTTTCAGGCGTACCATGTTTTAGTTATCGCTTCGGATATAAGACAATTAGAGAACATAGAATACACTCCTGCCCCCGACATCATACACGAAGGTGCTGGTCATGCTCCGATTATTGCAAATCCGGAATATGCAGAATATTTACGCCGATTTGGAGAAATAGGGTGCAAAGCAATCTCGTCTGCACATGATTATGAAATATACGAAGCTATAAGAGAATTATCAATTCTAGAAGAAGCAGAAGGCACACCACAAGAAGAGTTGAGCAGAGCAAGAAAAAAAGTAGATGAGTTGCAGGCAAAAAATGTAGAACCGTCTGAGATGGCTCTTATCCGTAACCTACATTGGTGGACGGTAGAATATGGTTTGATTGGCGAACTCGACAAACCAAAAATCTACGGAGCTGGTCTTTTATCTTCTATCGGAGAATCTGCTTGGTGTATGCGAGACGAAGTGAAAAAAATACCGTATGACCTTTCGGCAGCTTATCAAGGTTTTGATATTACCAAACCTCAACCTCAACTATATGTAACACCCGACTTTGCCCATCTTAGTGTAGTTCTAGAAGAATTTGCCAATACAATGGCTATCCGAACTGGTGGATTAAGTGGATTAGAGAAATTGATAGAATCTAAGTCGTTAGGTACAATTGAATTGTCTACAGGGATTCAGATTTCTGGTGTTTTCACCAATGTGATTAGCGACAAAGGTCGTCCGATATATTATCAAACAACTGGTCCTACAGCTTTATCCTACCGAAATAAAGAATTGATAAACCATGGAACTTCTTTTCATAAAGATGGTTTTGGATCTGCTGTAGGTAAGCTTAGAGGCATTAATCTAGCGATCGAAGATATGAGCCCGAAAGATTTGGCGGCTTATGATTTGTACGAGGGAAAAACAACACATTTGGAGTTTGAAGGCGGTCTTCTAATCGAAGGTGAAATTATTACTGGAAGACGCGATGTGATGGGAAAAATAATTTTGATTTCCTTTAAGAATTGTACGGTTCGGTATAAAGATCAAATTCTTTTCAGACCCGAATGGGGAATCTATGATTTAGCAATCGGGAAAGAAGTTGTTTCTGCTTATTCTGGGCCTGCGGATTATGAAAGTTTTGATTTGATTTCTCATGTGCCGAGTAGTAAAACCATCAAAGCGAAGAAGAATGAAAAACGCTTGGCCTTGGAGCAACTTTATCAGCAAGTTCGCAAGTATAGAGAGCATCCTACCGATAATATAGATTTACACAAAATCGCAAAAGAAATTAATGAGCATCACGAAAATGATTGGTTACTTATGGTAGAAATCACAGAATTGGCACATCTAGAAGATGATGAAGAGTTGTTGAGTTATGCAACTACTTATCTAGAAAACTATCAGCACAATCATCCTAAAATTAAACATTTGATTACAGATGGCTTGGATCTTATTTTCGAAAAGGAAACTATTTAA
- the lon gene encoding endopeptidase La, whose product MEEEIELIPLMNKEEENKLQKQKLPDVLPILPLRNTVLFPGVVAPITAGREKSIQLLVDAFERDGLVGVVTQKDESIEDPAPEDLYHVGTLAKILRMIKLSDGNMTVILQGVKSFRCTNIVEVYPYIVSEVEGIKEKNPNSRNKEFPLIIQSIKDFSFRIINNNPMIPKEATEVIKKIESGRFLINFIASNLSFPTKVKQELLEETDLKMRGLEVLRHMNIELQKLELRSNIHNKVHAVMDQQQKEYFLNQQLRTIQEELGGNTAEEEIDEMRAKAKTKKWTKEVETHFDKELGRLTRLNPQMPEHNIQRNYLEFLLELPWDEYTQDHFDLKNAQKILDRDHYGLDDVKNRIIEHLAVLKLKGDMRSPILCLYGPPGVGKTSLGKSIAEAIGRKYVRMSLGGLHDESEIRGHRKTYIGAMPGRIIQSIKKAGSSNPVFVLDEIDKMSISAHGDPSSAMLEVLDPEQNTSFYDNYLEIGYDISKVFFVATANNIGNIPSPLRDRMEMINISGYTIEEKVEIVKRHLLPKQIEDHGMKKGDVVLSDSIIEYIITGYTRESGVRNLNQTIAKVVRYAAKNIAMEQPYEKQITEDILAEILGPSIVPERYENNETPGVVIGLAWTSVGGDILFIESILSKGKGGLTITGNLGNVMKESATIALEYIKSHAEEYAIDPKIFEQYKVHIHVPEGATPKDGPSAGITILTSLVSSFTQRKVKPNLAMTGEITLRGKVLPVGSIKEKILAAKRADIKEIILCEDNRKDVQEIKKEYIKGLKFHYVRDMKEVIDLALMKQKAKNAKKLTVE is encoded by the coding sequence ATGGAAGAAGAAATAGAATTGATTCCTTTAATGAATAAGGAAGAAGAAAATAAATTACAAAAACAAAAATTACCAGATGTTTTACCGATTCTGCCGTTGCGCAATACGGTATTATTTCCTGGAGTTGTAGCACCAATTACTGCGGGGAGAGAAAAATCTATCCAACTGTTGGTTGATGCTTTTGAGCGAGATGGTTTGGTAGGAGTTGTTACGCAAAAAGATGAAAGTATCGAAGATCCCGCTCCCGAAGATTTATATCATGTTGGGACGCTTGCTAAAATCTTGCGAATGATAAAATTGTCCGACGGAAATATGACGGTAATTCTGCAAGGAGTAAAAAGTTTTCGGTGCACTAACATCGTAGAAGTGTATCCGTATATTGTGTCGGAAGTAGAAGGAATAAAAGAAAAGAACCCCAATTCTCGCAATAAAGAGTTCCCGTTAATAATTCAATCAATAAAAGATTTTTCTTTTCGGATTATTAATAACAATCCAATGATACCGAAAGAGGCGACCGAAGTAATAAAGAAAATTGAAAGTGGACGTTTTCTTATCAATTTCATAGCATCTAATCTTTCTTTTCCGACCAAAGTAAAACAAGAACTTTTAGAAGAAACTGATCTCAAAATGCGTGGATTAGAAGTTCTTCGGCATATGAACATCGAATTGCAAAAGCTAGAATTGCGCTCGAATATCCACAATAAAGTGCATGCTGTAATGGATCAGCAACAGAAAGAGTATTTTCTCAATCAGCAGTTGCGTACCATCCAAGAAGAATTAGGTGGCAATACGGCCGAAGAAGAAATAGATGAAATGCGTGCCAAAGCTAAAACTAAAAAATGGACAAAAGAAGTAGAAACACATTTCGATAAAGAACTTGGGCGGCTTACTCGCCTCAATCCACAAATGCCCGAACACAATATTCAGCGCAATTACCTCGAATTTTTGTTAGAATTGCCCTGGGATGAATATACCCAAGACCATTTCGATTTGAAGAATGCCCAGAAAATTCTCGATCGTGACCATTATGGATTGGACGATGTGAAAAATAGAATTATCGAACATCTGGCTGTATTAAAACTAAAAGGAGATATGCGTTCGCCAATATTATGTCTATATGGTCCTCCGGGAGTGGGTAAAACTTCCCTTGGGAAATCAATTGCCGAAGCTATCGGCCGGAAATATGTTCGCATGTCTTTGGGTGGTTTGCACGACGAATCAGAAATCAGAGGACACCGGAAAACGTATATCGGAGCAATGCCAGGTAGAATTATCCAATCGATAAAAAAAGCAGGATCATCGAACCCGGTTTTTGTTTTAGATGAAATCGATAAAATGTCTATCAGTGCACATGGAGACCCATCATCAGCGATGTTAGAAGTTTTAGATCCAGAACAAAACACAAGTTTCTACGATAATTATTTAGAAATTGGGTACGATATTTCTAAAGTATTTTTCGTAGCAACTGCCAATAATATAGGGAATATTCCTTCGCCTCTGCGCGATAGAATGGAGATGATTAATATCTCTGGGTATACAATCGAAGAAAAAGTAGAAATCGTAAAACGTCACCTTCTTCCAAAACAGATAGAAGATCATGGTATGAAAAAAGGAGATGTGGTGTTGAGTGATTCTATTATCGAATATATTATTACCGGTTACACCCGAGAAAGTGGCGTTCGGAATTTGAATCAAACCATTGCAAAAGTTGTTCGTTATGCTGCAAAAAATATTGCTATGGAACAGCCCTACGAAAAACAAATTACAGAAGATATACTTGCCGAAATTTTAGGGCCTTCTATCGTTCCAGAGCGGTACGAAAATAACGAAACACCTGGAGTAGTAATTGGTCTGGCATGGACAAGTGTTGGTGGTGATATTTTATTTATAGAATCTATTTTATCCAAAGGAAAAGGTGGTTTAACAATTACCGGGAACTTAGGGAATGTGATGAAGGAATCTGCAACCATTGCATTAGAATATATTAAATCGCATGCAGAAGAATATGCTATTGACCCGAAAATTTTCGAGCAATACAAAGTGCATATTCACGTGCCAGAAGGTGCAACACCCAAAGATGGGCCTTCTGCCGGGATTACGATTCTGACCTCTTTGGTTTCCTCTTTCACTCAACGAAAAGTAAAACCTAATTTGGCCATGACCGGCGAAATTACTTTGCGTGGTAAAGTATTGCCAGTTGGTAGCATAAAAGAAAAAATTCTTGCAGCTAAACGTGCCGATATTAAAGAAATTATCCTGTGCGAAGATAATAGAAAAGACGTACAGGAAATCAAAAAAGAATATATAAAAGGCCTAAAGTTCCATTACGTTCGTGATATGAAAGAAGTAATCGACCTTGCGCTGATGAAACAAAAAGCAAAGAATGCTAAAAAATTAACGGTAGAATAA
- a CDS encoding exo-beta-N-acetylmuramidase NamZ family protein — protein sequence MKNFVKYTLIALLLPTSFCVKAQKTTEKSISSPSNYGLEIITGAENSAAYIALLQHKNIGVVANQTSIVRIKTAPSSYQEHEHLVDFLLKNKINVLKIFSPEHGFRGEADAGAKVNSSVDEKTQIPIISLYGKNKKPSKEQLSGIDVLVFDMQDVGARFYTYISTLHYVMEAAAENNKEIIVLDRPNPNAHYIDGPILQPKFRSFVGMHPVPIVYGMTIGEYAQMINGEGWLNNRQKAKLTVIPLKNYTHQSRYSLPVKPSPNLPNDRAINLYPSTCLFEGTQVNEGRGTEMQFQVYGSPYLKNMPYQYTPISRKGASDPKFKNQLCFGENLSETPYLDAIDLRWLIRAYTQNTLPNFWTKNGKNYWIDQLSGTDALRMQIEKGLTQEQIKATWEEGLKNFRNTRQKYLLYKD from the coding sequence ATGAAAAACTTCGTCAAATATACATTAATTGCTTTACTTCTACCGACAAGCTTTTGTGTAAAAGCACAAAAAACGACAGAAAAATCGATCAGTAGCCCATCTAATTATGGTTTAGAAATTATTACTGGTGCAGAAAATAGTGCAGCTTATATTGCTTTACTACAGCATAAAAACATAGGGGTTGTTGCCAATCAAACTTCTATTGTGCGTATCAAAACTGCTCCATCATCCTACCAAGAACATGAGCATTTGGTAGATTTTTTATTAAAAAACAAAATAAACGTTTTGAAAATTTTTTCACCCGAACATGGTTTCCGAGGCGAAGCTGATGCGGGCGCTAAGGTAAATTCTTCGGTAGATGAAAAAACACAAATTCCGATTATATCACTTTATGGAAAGAATAAAAAACCTAGCAAGGAGCAATTATCCGGAATCGATGTTTTGGTGTTTGATATGCAAGATGTTGGAGCTAGATTTTACACCTACATTTCTACTTTGCACTATGTGATGGAAGCGGCGGCGGAAAACAACAAGGAAATAATTGTACTCGATCGCCCGAATCCGAATGCACATTATATCGATGGCCCGATTTTGCAACCTAAATTCAGATCCTTTGTTGGGATGCATCCTGTACCCATAGTTTATGGAATGACAATCGGCGAATATGCACAAATGATTAATGGAGAAGGCTGGTTGAATAATCGACAGAAAGCCAAATTAACAGTAATTCCGCTAAAAAACTATACTCATCAATCTCGATATAGTTTGCCAGTGAAACCCTCGCCGAATTTACCCAATGACCGTGCAATCAACCTTTATCCATCTACTTGTCTATTCGAAGGTACTCAAGTAAACGAGGGTCGTGGAACGGAAATGCAATTTCAGGTTTATGGTTCGCCTTACCTAAAAAATATGCCTTATCAATATACACCGATTTCGCGAAAAGGTGCTTCGGATCCGAAATTCAAAAATCAACTTTGTTTCGGTGAGAATCTTAGCGAAACACCATATTTGGATGCAATAGATTTACGTTGGCTCATCCGTGCTTACACACAAAACACTTTACCTAATTTCTGGACCAAAAATGGAAAAAATTATTGGATCGATCAGCTTTCTGGGACGGATGCGTTACGCATGCAAATAGAAAAGGGGTTGACGCAAGAACAGATTAAAGCTACTTGGGAAGAAGGTTTGAAAAATTTTAGAAATACGAGACAAAAATATCTTCTGTATAAAGATTAA
- a CDS encoding ABC transporter permease codes for MNFTWWFATKIARDTNRKNNLAGIIIGIGRVAVILGILVSMITISTGVGARKAIKNKLADFNGHITIRNYNSNVSLNSDSLSIHQHFYPTFSQISEVEHVQAIANKSGVIRTEETFSGVVFKGVGLDYDQTRFEEFLTKGRFPKFKNNELSDEVLLSEKMANELKLEVDSSFVMYFLRDDAKPIYRRFHLVGLYKTDIKNFDDIYLIGDIQHIQRLNNWGPETVGAFEVFVKDIEKVEQVTHKINDAIGYNLYAESAMQSFAQISEWINVFDKNIVIIVIIMLFVVVINMVMVLLILILDRTPSIGLLKAFGATNWRIRRLFVCYVILIMIPGLFIGNILGIGLLLLQKYAKIVQLPSENYYLSYAPVYLDIKYIVLLNVGALVICAIVLLLPSYMISKITPTKAINFR; via the coding sequence TTGAACTTTACTTGGTGGTTCGCGACGAAAATAGCACGCGATACAAATCGTAAAAATAACTTAGCCGGCATTATCATTGGGATTGGGAGAGTGGCAGTGATTTTAGGGATTTTGGTTTCTATGATCACCATTTCTACCGGAGTAGGAGCACGCAAAGCAATCAAAAATAAGTTGGCCGATTTCAATGGGCATATTACCATTAGAAATTACAATAGTAATGTATCCCTCAACTCGGATTCGTTGTCGATTCATCAGCACTTTTATCCTACTTTTTCTCAGATTTCAGAGGTGGAGCATGTGCAAGCAATTGCGAATAAAAGTGGCGTAATTCGAACAGAAGAGACTTTTAGTGGTGTGGTTTTTAAAGGTGTCGGGCTAGATTATGATCAGACAAGATTCGAAGAGTTTTTGACCAAAGGAAGGTTCCCAAAGTTCAAGAATAATGAATTGTCGGACGAGGTTCTATTGTCAGAAAAAATGGCCAATGAACTAAAATTAGAGGTCGATAGTTCGTTTGTAATGTACTTCCTGAGAGACGACGCAAAACCGATTTATAGGCGTTTTCATTTGGTAGGATTGTACAAAACCGATATTAAGAATTTTGATGATATTTACTTGATTGGGGATATTCAACATATACAAAGATTAAACAATTGGGGACCAGAAACGGTTGGTGCTTTCGAAGTTTTTGTGAAAGATATAGAAAAAGTAGAGCAAGTAACCCATAAAATAAACGATGCTATAGGGTATAATTTATACGCAGAATCGGCAATGCAATCTTTTGCGCAAATCAGTGAATGGATCAATGTGTTTGATAAAAATATTGTCATCATTGTTATCATTATGCTTTTTGTAGTAGTGATTAATATGGTTATGGTGCTTTTAATTTTGATTTTAGATAGAACGCCTTCAATCGGATTGCTCAAAGCTTTTGGTGCTACCAATTGGCGAATAAGAAGGTTGTTTGTATGCTATGTTATTCTCATAATGATTCCTGGATTATTCATCGGTAATATATTAGGCATTGGCCTTTTATTGTTGCAGAAATATGCTAAAATTGTTCAATTACCTTCCGAAAATTACTATTTATCCTATGCGCCGGTTTATTTAGATATTAAATATATAGTGTTGTTAAATGTAGGAGCACTTGTAATTTGTGCAATTGTCTTACTTTTGCCCTCGTATATGATATCGAAAATCACCCCAACAAAAGCAATAAATTTTAGATAG
- a CDS encoding pyridoxal-phosphate dependent enzyme, translated as MKYANNILETIGNTPLVKLNHIVQDLPCTVLAKVEYFNPGSSCKDRMALKMVEDAEKDGRLQPGGTIIEGTSGNTGMGLALAAIVKGYKLICVITDKQSKEKMDILRAVGAEVIVCPTDVEPDDPRSYYSVSKRLAEETPGGWYVNQYDNPSNTQANYEQTGPEIWEQTNGKVTHFIVGVGTGGTISGVAKYLKEQNPNVKVWGVDTYGSVFKKYKETGIFDENEIYSYVTEGIGEDILPKNVNFDLIDGFTKVTDKDAAVYTRRLALEEGLFVGMSSGSAIKGVLQLKEKFKPEDVVVVLFHDSGSRYVGKIFNDEWMRERGYLDTKYKKVADLIQNHIEKPLVIVKTEELVSHALERMQNFKISQIPVVNTEGFVGSLSEVNLFQAFIKDRNIAEKPIKELMGKPYPIVESSQTIEEVSKLITPENQAVLVKLDNGKYHIITKYDIIRAIQ; from the coding sequence ATGAAATACGCAAATAATATATTAGAAACCATTGGTAATACGCCATTGGTAAAATTAAATCACATTGTACAAGATTTGCCTTGTACAGTTTTGGCAAAAGTAGAATACTTCAATCCAGGAAGTTCTTGTAAAGACCGCATGGCTCTGAAAATGGTCGAAGACGCCGAAAAAGATGGGCGCTTACAGCCCGGCGGAACCATTATCGAAGGGACCTCTGGTAACACAGGAATGGGATTGGCCTTGGCTGCAATTGTTAAAGGATACAAACTTATCTGTGTCATTACCGATAAACAATCCAAAGAAAAGATGGATATTTTACGTGCCGTAGGAGCCGAAGTAATTGTGTGCCCTACCGACGTAGAACCTGATGATCCACGCTCGTATTATTCGGTTTCTAAACGTTTGGCCGAAGAAACACCAGGCGGATGGTACGTGAATCAATACGATAATCCTTCGAACACTCAGGCAAATTATGAGCAAACTGGACCTGAAATTTGGGAACAAACCAACGGAAAAGTAACTCATTTCATTGTTGGGGTAGGAACAGGAGGGACCATATCGGGTGTAGCAAAATACCTAAAAGAACAAAACCCGAATGTGAAAGTTTGGGGTGTAGATACGTATGGATCTGTTTTCAAAAAGTACAAAGAAACAGGTATTTTCGATGAGAACGAAATCTATTCGTACGTTACCGAAGGTATCGGAGAAGATATTTTACCTAAAAATGTAAACTTCGACCTGATTGATGGTTTTACCAAAGTAACCGATAAAGATGCCGCTGTGTATACACGTCGATTGGCATTAGAAGAAGGTCTTTTTGTAGGGATGTCTTCTGGTTCGGCAATCAAAGGAGTTTTACAACTGAAAGAAAAATTCAAACCAGAAGATGTAGTGGTAGTTCTTTTTCATGATTCGGGTTCGCGTTATGTGGGTAAGATTTTTAATGATGAGTGGATGCGCGAACGTGGCTACTTGGATACAAAATATAAAAAAGTAGCAGATTTGATACAAAATCATATCGAAAAACCATTGGTAATCGTAAAAACAGAAGAGTTGGTTTCTCATGCGCTAGAACGTATGCAGAATTTCAAAATCTCACAAATTCCGGTAGTCAACACAGAAGGTTTTGTAGGGTCTTTGAGCGAAGTAAATCTATTTCAGGCATTTATCAAAGATCGTAATATTGCCGAAAAACCAATCAAAGAATTGATGGGGAAACCGTATCCGATTGTCGAATCTTCACAAACCATAGAAGAAGTATCAAAACTAATAACACCCGAAAATCAAGCTGTTTTAGTAAAATTAGACAATGGGAAATATCATATTATTACCAAATATGATATAATCAGAGCGATACAATAA
- the lptB gene encoding LPS export ABC transporter ATP-binding protein, whose translation MVLKGENLVKDYGKKHVVKNVSFQVEQGEIIGLLGPNGAGKTTSFYMIVGLVKATQGRVFLDKHDITQDPMYKRAQKGIGYLAQEASVFRKLSVEDNIKSVLQFTKLSSKEQQKRTDALIEEFSLEHVRHNRGDLLSGGERRRTEIARCLATEPKFILLDEPFAGVDPIAVEDIQKIVRSLKDKNIGILITDHNVSQTLAITDKTYIMFEGKILKEGSPEDLANDPDVRRVYLGENFQFQQI comes from the coding sequence ATTGTACTCAAAGGTGAAAACTTGGTAAAAGACTATGGAAAAAAGCATGTTGTGAAGAATGTCTCTTTCCAGGTAGAGCAAGGTGAAATTATAGGGCTTTTAGGACCGAATGGTGCTGGGAAAACAACATCTTTCTATATGATTGTTGGCTTAGTAAAAGCAACACAAGGAAGAGTTTTTCTAGATAAACACGACATTACGCAAGACCCAATGTACAAAAGAGCCCAGAAAGGAATTGGTTATTTGGCGCAAGAAGCCTCTGTCTTCAGAAAACTTTCGGTAGAAGATAACATAAAATCAGTATTGCAGTTCACAAAACTTTCGAGCAAAGAACAGCAAAAGCGAACCGATGCATTGATAGAAGAATTTAGTTTAGAGCATGTGCGTCATAACCGTGGAGATTTATTATCGGGGGGTGAAAGAAGGCGTACAGAAATTGCTCGTTGTCTAGCTACAGAGCCAAAATTTATTCTACTCGATGAGCCCTTTGCTGGAGTAGACCCTATTGCAGTGGAAGATATTCAGAAGATTGTTCGATCGTTGAAAGATAAAAATATAGGTATCTTGATCACCGATCATAATGTATCGCAAACCTTAGCAATCACAGATAAAACCTATATCATGTTCGAGGGTAAAATCCTGAAAGAAGGATCACCAGAAGACTTGGCAAATGATCCAGATGTAAGAAGGGTTTATTTAGGCGAGAATTTCCAATTTCAACAAATATAA
- the pncB gene encoding nicotinate phosphoribosyltransferase, translating to MERIINSILDNDFYKITMQFAVTKLYPDVQAKYTFINRGKHEFPEGFGEELKRQVVAMAELGLTKEEKQYLHRNCPYISPSYLDFLQGYRYDPDEVEIVQEGSDLQVHVKGYWYRTILWEVPLLALISELYYRLNHLSRVSDQEITEKTSNKIDLFNKLGVTVADFGTRRRHSYQVHDLVIQELINHSGRSFVGSSNVHFAHKYNVKPIGTHAHEWFMFHGARFGYKIANSISLDRWVKVFYGDLGIALTDTYTSAIFFRQFDKKLSKLFDGVRHDSGDPIEFAQMTIDHYQKMGINPLHKTIIFSDGLNPEKVENITKFCKNKIGISFGIGTNLTNDTGLRPMNIVMKLTGISSYDIPWTGVVKLSDEGNKHTGNVRDIELAKEILQLGDIASHDEYLQ from the coding sequence ATGGAAAGAATTATCAACTCGATACTAGACAACGATTTTTACAAAATCACGATGCAGTTTGCTGTAACCAAATTGTATCCCGATGTACAAGCAAAATACACTTTCATTAACCGTGGAAAACATGAGTTCCCAGAAGGTTTTGGTGAGGAACTAAAACGACAAGTAGTCGCTATGGCAGAACTTGGACTAACGAAAGAAGAAAAACAATATCTTCATAGAAACTGCCCATATATCAGCCCTTCTTACCTAGATTTTTTACAAGGTTATCGTTATGATCCTGATGAAGTAGAAATAGTACAAGAAGGTAGCGATTTGCAAGTTCATGTAAAAGGATATTGGTACAGAACAATTCTTTGGGAAGTTCCTTTACTTGCTTTGATTAGTGAATTGTATTATAGATTAAATCATTTATCCCGAGTGTCTGATCAAGAAATTACTGAAAAAACATCGAATAAAATAGATCTTTTCAACAAGCTCGGGGTAACCGTTGCCGATTTTGGGACACGCAGAAGACACTCTTACCAGGTACATGACTTGGTCATACAAGAACTCATTAACCACAGCGGAAGAAGTTTTGTCGGCAGCTCGAATGTTCATTTCGCCCATAAATATAACGTGAAACCTATCGGAACACATGCTCATGAATGGTTTATGTTTCATGGAGCAAGATTTGGGTATAAAATTGCTAACTCTATAAGTCTAGACCGATGGGTAAAAGTCTTCTACGGTGACTTGGGCATTGCTCTTACCGACACCTATACAAGTGCAATCTTCTTCAGGCAGTTTGATAAAAAACTATCCAAACTTTTTGATGGCGTTCGACACGATAGTGGAGATCCGATAGAATTTGCTCAGATGACGATTGATCATTATCAGAAAATGGGTATCAACCCTTTGCATAAAACTATTATTTTTTCGGATGGTTTGAATCCTGAGAAAGTAGAAAACATCACTAAATTTTGTAAAAACAAAATTGGTATTTCGTTCGGGATTGGTACAAACCTTACCAATGATACTGGCCTAAGACCAATGAATATCGTGATGAAGTTAACGGGGATTTCTTCGTATGATATTCCGTGGACAGGTGTGGTAAAACTTTCTGATGAAGGTAATAAACACACTGGAAATGTACGCGATATAGAACTTGCTAAAGAAATCTTACAATTGGGTGATATCGCATCACACGATGAGTATTTGCAATAA
- a CDS encoding RNA-binding S4 domain-containing protein, whose amino-acid sequence MRLDKFLWSVRYYKTRSLAADACKKNRIKVNGEVAKASRDIIPGDEIAVRKDQINFSFRVLQVPENRIGAKLVTLHIIDTTPKEEYEALELRKISQDYYRQKGEGRPTKKDRRDLDDFISGEFSDTEDVL is encoded by the coding sequence ATGCGGTTGGACAAATTTTTGTGGAGTGTTCGCTATTATAAAACTCGAAGTTTAGCAGCAGATGCATGCAAGAAAAATCGGATAAAAGTGAATGGTGAAGTCGCAAAAGCGTCACGAGACATTATACCAGGAGATGAAATTGCAGTCAGAAAAGATCAGATAAATTTTTCTTTTCGTGTTTTGCAAGTTCCAGAAAATAGAATAGGAGCCAAGTTGGTCACTTTGCATATCATCGATACTACTCCAAAAGAAGAGTATGAAGCTTTGGAACTTCGTAAAATATCTCAGGATTACTATAGACAAAAAGGAGAAGGACGTCCTACAAAAAAAGATCGTCGAGATTTAGACGACTTTATTTCGGGAGAATTTTCTGATACCGAAGATGTTCTATAA